In Puntigrus tetrazona isolate hp1 chromosome 15, ASM1883169v1, whole genome shotgun sequence, the DNA window ATCTAATTACAAAGACTGTTTAATGATGCTCAGACATGTACtgtatctacacacacacacacacacacacacatagacagacacacacacacacaagctcagaTAGTAGTATCTGTGATTTGCatgaatttttatgttttaaacaggGCTgtcaagtgatttttttaaatataattatggtGACGATAAAGTTAtcattaaagataaataaatattttaatgcaacatACAAATTTATAAGgaaatattgaataattaaaaaaagatactcCAAATGTCCAGAAGGTGGTGACAAATCCCTGTATTACATTATTAAGTGAATCATTCAGTCGattcaaacagctgattcattcaaaaacaaagttACTGCCTGTATGAATGGTTtactgaatcattgattcaatcggttcttttaaaaatgtcaattcatGTAGATTCTACAATACTACGCATATAGTCTTCTTTCTGTCTGACACCCCCCTTCTTTATGGGGGTCAGACCCCTCCATAATTCACACCCTGGTGTTGGTGTGCCTCCAGGAACAGGGTGGGAAACGCTGATTTAGACTTATGCTTTCATATACTCACATAACACCCTCTCTCTTCTAAGTATGACCTGAATCATTTGAGCATCATCCCAGAAAGCCTGACCAAGTTTTTTGGTCTCTCTAGAAATATGTTATAATCGACAGTGTCagacgcagcactaagatctagtagtaccagcagTAATATTTTGGCAGAATCATAATTAAAGAATATCACTTATGATCTTAATTTGTCCTgtgattttattgtttctgtGTCATTGCACTGGGAAAAGGCATCACAGAACTGTAAGGGGTGTAACATTTCCATCACATGCTTGatgtattcagccaatcacaccTCACTTCACAGAATGATGAGCTTTGTAAAATTGACGCGTGCTTCAGAAAGGTGGGGCATGAATGAAcagtaatatacagtatgtggaaaatgttgttgtttaaaccgcataaatatattgcattacaccaaacatacaaaataatgttctttttagcaacatcatatgatcCCTTTAACCCCTTAACTGTCACTCACATTTTTGAACACAGACATTAGGATGCACTATCCAAACTTAAACTTATAATTTAggaatttgaacattttgtaatatgatTTTGATGTACACAGCAAAATCACTGGCGTTAAATGAACACTTCCAGGTGTCTATATGTGTCCACACTGAAGCAGTGTTAATAAGGTAATTAAGAGATTCATTGAGTGATGATTGTCCTTTATTGAAGACACATGATAACAAGTGAACCAAATATCACCAAATGATCACCAAAAACCACAAGTGGTCAGTGTTTAGTTGGGCTTTTACCCTTGATGTTACAGCATTACATAATGTTTGTTTGCTACAACTGAATGATAATAACCAGACGAGCAAAAGGCATCATGTGGACATGATACTGTTTTTGATATGAGCATCATGACctgaataaattagattttttgttgGTTAAGTCTGTGAACTGTGAACAACATAAGAcagatgcatttacaaaaattatttagatcAAAAccttacacacatacactgatTCTTGTCTGTATGTGcctaaaagaacaacatttttgaagttttttcagcttttaaaacagcctaagatttatgtaaaaaaacaaaaaaaatatcaaaatgttgcTGTAAtcactaaatgaaaattaatttgaagattagttttaaggtaacactttatattaaccactcaattttcagctaaaggcatttcattgTTGAATGCAGAGACGTTGTTATCTAGATCAGCTCAGTTTCAATAGGATCTTTGTAATGAAACTGATTATAATtactggaaattaagtgtccccaaccaagaaaggacaaggaaccaaaactcccATCCATGACataatggagaagaaaaaaccttgggagaaaccaggttCAGTTGAGGGCCAGTACTaaatttccagttaaattttaaatgcagctatatCAGACTGTGTAAAGGACTCACTGTactgtgtgtatgagagagagagagagtgtgtgtgtgtgtgtgtgtgcgtgttacaCTGTTGACCCTTAGACCTACCCATACCAGTTAACCTTGCGCTGATTCATGTCATCTTCCCACTTCCCATTAAACTATGACAGGTCCTTTACTGCAAAAAGACGGTCAATGCGACACTGTAAAGTAATGAAACTATGGCaccatgtgctttttaaaaccatttacataggttttatattatattgttggctcaaaaaatatgcaaatataaccAGAAAAACATACAACATGGCCTCTTCGTTAAggaacaataattaaaaaaaaaataattattatttttgtacattattattgtGAAACAAATTATGTTATTGTATAATGATGTGCACATGTCCAGTAGCCACAGATGTATCCCTTCTAGCCTTAACCACAAATTAGACAGGAGAGCAGATTAACTTCAGTggacttaaaagtaaaaatcgaTGTGTTTcatggttaaaataaaaaagtttctgatgtttattcatgctgattttgtgcttgaagtaaatgtaaaaaaaaagggacTGGTTCACGTATCTGAAAAGGCAATGCAGTGATCTGTGTTTGATgtttcatatatgtgtgtgtttgtaaagacataaattgtacactttttaatatacatattgtctttaatgtgcatttatttatttaaaatatattttactggtAGCCTAGCTTTTCTTCCCTCGAAAGCAAAATTGTCTTTTTATATGTATCATTgtttcaatataatataatgctatCATATactgcaaacattcatttttctaaagaaaagaCCTTTTGGTTTATAAATTTCAGAAAAACGTGTCTTATTTCCTTTGTTCTCCATCCATAGATTATTGGGTTAAAACAACTTGGAACACATAAGTACATGACACTTATAACTATACGGTTATTGGAAGAAATGTTGTTTCTTATTCTGTATGATAGAAATGCAATCAAAGCAGAAATCAAAGCAACTGACAGGACAATTAAGTGAGTGATGCAGGTGTTTAAGGCCTTCGTGTGAGATTTGCCAGATTTGAAAACAGAGGTAAAAATCGCAATATAGGAAACAGTAATGAGAATAAAATCTAAAGCCGGCACAAGAAAAACAGTCAAAAGTCCTACAATGTTATTAATAGATGTATCTCCACATGCTAACTGAACCAGTGCCATGTGCTCCATAAAAACAGTGATCAATAACATTTGTTGCACAAAATGAAAGTCTACCAGCCAGAGAGACGATGGCAACAATCAGCAGTCCATTTCTGATTAGAGGTGCGTACACAAATTTCAGAAAGTTACAGATCTCCTTATATTTATGATAGTAaagaggaataaataaaaaaggcctCCATTCTCCTAGACTGTAAAAACCATTAAATTTGAAGTCTGTGAATGAGATATTTTGTGCAGTAAAATTATTCATGCTTCAATCTGTCAAAATTCCTTTTGTATGCAGTGTTTAAAGAAATGAcatcagagaaaaagaaaaaatagtaattaagtTCCCTTTCAACAACACCAAGATACCCTTCAGTGTCAGCCATGGcattgtgaataaaaataaagaaatgaaactttttagtatttaagataatttccatttcatatttatatgttaaatatatagtaCAGAGCTAGGAagttcttttctctctctcactctctttctctctctctctaggtaAGACGTCTCATCTTATCAGAGTGTAATGAATGCTTGAGAAATATCACAGAATCTAAATACACTGTCATTTTCCCATGagcaaaaagctatttttttttatcataggactaccgtttctgtggcagtgTTGGTTTTGTAAGCTCTGGATTTTAATGACCACCAATTAACGGTCATAACAAATGTTCCTCCTGGTGTGGAAGGTAGCATGGCAAGCATGTAACCTTAGACCTGTATTCAATGAGAGAGACGTCCGTTGTATATATGATGTAATTTTTCAGTTGTAGTGTTATCTTTAAATATCAGACATTCCATAGTCTTTTCCAGAGTCCTAGTGAATATTTTCTAGTGCACTAATTAAATCCCGAAACACAATGTCTATGTATAATCTATGTATGCTCACTGATCAGAGAACCCCCATCATGCACTGTTAGGCCACACTGGTTTTATGGCTTATTTTTAGCACAACCATAGGCATAAACcgtttttgtatgtttgaatAGAAGCTGAAACATGCAATACGGATGTACTCTGATACATCTATAACACAACGCACAGCTGAggaaatgcaaaacacattttaaagatatGTATAGATGTACCTTTACCAATCTATagagacattttaaatcacattttaaagtcaaataaatataaggCAATCCGGTTGGGCAATCCACACATACAGAGAAAGTATTAAAGAATAAtccatatgcattttatttgtgaaataacgTTAATATCCCCCAAGAGAGTTTAAGATTTCTTGAGCCAtttataatgacaaaatgtataatatttagctcacagcaaatgttttgtttttgctttgtcagAATCACATTTTAAGATGCTTTAAGTGTTTAGGAGAAATCTTTGTTTCTTCCCTCAAAACAAGCTCATTTCCAGTGTTTTGTCATGTTGCTTGTCCATTTGTTCATACaactcattcatatttttaaaggaaagacttttgcattgttttacatttcagaaatgtttgtcttatttcttttgttctcCATCCATAAATTATAGGGTGAAAACAACAcgtaaaaaataagtaaacaatgCTTATGAATACACGGATACTTgaagaaatgttatttcttaTTCTGTATGACAAAAAAGCAGTCAGTGCAGATGTCAAACTGAATGACAAGACAATTAAGTGAGTGATGCAGGTGTTTAAGGCCTTCATGTGAACTTTCCCAGATTTCAACACAGAGGTAAAAAGTGCTGTGTTCCCATGAGTCTGTGTGCTGCTCCCATCTCTCCTTTGTGCTGGTTCGGTTTTTGTACCAGTGGTAGTGCTAGTTTAATTTCCTCTTCCacagcttcttctttttttcagcacATATTGTCATGCACTTTTGTTTACCACTAGCAAATGCTGATAACGTTTTATTCTTTAATAGTAACCTGCATTGTAACATTGCACTGTCATACAAGTCATGCCCAAGTTCATTAGCTTCCTGTCACACAGTGTGATTTGTAATGATCTTATAAGATTGTTGAAATTGCACAGTCTATAGAAGGCTAAACTTGGTATCCAAATGCGATAATGACACAGAAGGGTTGCCACTTCATCAAATATTGCAGAAGGCCGTCTTAATCAGAATGATCCTTGAAAGACAGCCGTGTCTCACCCTTCAATCAGCTGAATTTAACGGATGCTTTGGATGTATCCTTCGTGACCTTCAGTCATCCACAGTTCTTTGTACACATTCCAATAGAGGACAAAAAATTAATCGGTACTGAGCTTGTCTGAATGTATAATTCAAAATTATAAACGTTTTAAGCATTAAAGCATACAGTAGACGTTATCTTTTGTTTTGGTGTGAAATACTGCCAATACTGCCAATACTGAAAAAGTTTTTCCACCCCAGCATCCCTCAACAAATTCCACAGAAATATGGTCTTTCTTCACTGAAATGTGCACTTCACTTTCACGGAACGTTATTGTCTTGCAGAGACCAGCAATAGCTGCTTTTTGACTTTGCCATTGTAGCTCTGAAGGAAGAAGAAATCTAGAAGTCATTCACTATGATGAATGAATTATTGGAGATGGattctaaatgatttatttgctcTTATAACGCTTGTTACAGCAGTCAGAAAGTCTTTTAACATTAAGAACATACAGTATTGACAACATATTCTGCTCATAACACATGTATTAAATGCAgtagttattttgtttttgctttgtttagaGAGCCTAGGGCAAGTATGATATTTCATGCActactgcatgaaaaaacaaaaaacaacaaaaagcaataaaatagtAGGCATGCTTTACAACTCTGATACACATAAGTACAGATGCGTTTAATCTTTAAagtaattgtgattttaacagaaaagtAACTAGAATTACCTTATTCGATAATATATTGcgctttattaatgttaataatgaatTTATCTGCAAGATATATACAACTTTGTTCCCTCAAAGaaatagcttcttttttttcaatgtactGCATTATCATGTCAGGATTAGATGTAGCATCAATGTCTtaataaaaaatcattcatttttttaatgcaaagacCTTGGCATTGTTTATAAACTTTAGAAATGATTGTcttatttcttttgttctcCAACCATAGATTATTAGGTTAAAGCAACTtggaaaaaataagtaaatgataCTTATGAATATACGGTTGTTGgaagaaatgttatttcttaTTCTGTATGACAAAAATGCAATCAAAGCAGAAAACAAACTAATGGACAGGATAATTAAGTGAGTGATGCATGTGTTTAAGGCCTTAATGTGAGCTTTTCCAGATTTCAACACAGAGGTAAAAATCACAGCGTAAGAAACCGTAATAAGAATAAAATCGGCTGCTGGTATAAGAAAAGCAGACAAAAGTCCTACAATGTTATTAATAGATATATCTCCACATGCTAACTGAACCAGGGCCATGTGCTCACAAAAACAGTGATCAATAACATTTGTTGCACAAAATGATAGTCTTCCAGCCAGAGAGACCATGGTGATCATCAGGAGCCCATTTCTTATTGCTGGTGCAAAGACAAACTTCAGAAAGTTAGGGACTTCCATGTACTTATGATAGTACAGAGGTTTGCATATCGCAAAGTAACGATCCAGTGCCATCCAAAAAAGCAGTGTAATTTGAAATGTTCCAACAAAATGAATGCCAAACATTTGTATCAAACAACCTGTTAGAGATATCCCACTCCAGCTGAATAAAAAACTAAGAAGCATGCTAGGTACAAAAAATACAGGCATGATCAAGTCTAAGACAGCCATAACACCAATTAATACATACATAGGAGAATGCAGAGACTTTTGacatatgattaaatatatgataataCAATTTGCTGTGATAGCTAATAGAAACATCAGAAAGAAAGGGATAAACAAAAAAGGCCTCCATTGCCCTAGGCTGTAGAATCCATTTAATCTGAAATCAGTGAATGagacattttttgcattaaaatccaTTGTGCTGAAACCTCCTTTTCAGTGAGCTGTTCTAACTACTGAAGCTGATGAAACtatgaagaaagaaaaggcTAAACAAGTTTCCTTTTAACCACACAATGATTATCTGTGTACTGTCCTATCCTATCTTCTAACATCATTCATTAACCCATGCTGTTCTTATTACATTGATGAATACAGatcttaattttttcaaaagaaaatgaaagcttcACACATATCATGGTCTATAAATACAAATCTCTGTTCTCAGTTGCTTTCCCATGAGTCTGTGTGCCAATCCCATGGAGGAATAGACCTCAGCTTTTTCTGAATGCCAGGACTGCAGTTTCTCTGTTAGAGTACTTGTTTTCTATTAGAGCACATGGgtaaaatttgaaatgtaacatgcaaaatgctaataaattttTCTTCAACATTTTTGTCAGGATCACTATCATCAAAGATGGATGACAATTAGCACATACATTGGATTGGCAGTATGGCTCTTTTCTGGGCCAGAACTCCCTGTGCAGCCTTGCATGAATGAGAGCAGGGAGAGCAGTGAGAATCCCCCAGGGTAAACAGAACAGATCAAACAAATGCTTTAAAGATATTGTTAAAGTTCAGTAGTTTTAGTGCATGTTTTATAATTAGTCTAATTCAAGGAGATCTTGACTCACAGAGGAGGAAttggggatggaggagggtaaTTAGCTATGGAGCAATGTGAAAACTGCTGATACTGAGGGACCTCATATAAGGATTCTTGGATATATGCCATATTCCTATAGGTAGACAGGGATCAGCTTAGAGTCAGCTGATGTGAGCTCGACTAACTGTCAGAACTAACTAACTTCTATCAAGACCACTATGGTCAAAGATTATTGGCAATAAGCATATAGTTTGGATTGGTGGAATGGTTCTGTTCTGGGCGAGAACTCCCTGAAACAAACCTCccaaaacaaaagcatatgCTGATATTCCCCAACTCAAACTGATATCAAAATCTCAAAGTCTTAATCATTGGTTAAGACAAAATTATTGATGCTTGAGAACTgactttcttttgagaaacaatGACTTCATAAACAGTACactttcatattaaaaacagGATGTGTAACTCACCTGAGCCACCACAGATATGTTATCGAAACCTGCATAACATATAATGATCTAATGAATATCAATAAGCAACATGTTACCAATAACATATAAACAGACTTAAGAAAACATGCTACCTGATTTGTCAGTTGTTCATAACTAATGCAATGATGTTGCTAACAATCAACATAATTGAGGAAAAATAAGGTATCATCAAGGCATTAAGGCATCTCTGAAGAGCTCAGCAGAGGAAGATTAAACATGTTCACAAACAgcttcacttcacttcactcATTACTAACCAgactgattttatttctttcacacATCTACAGAAGCTCTTACTGAGAATTACAGAGGATCAGATATTGATGCTTTATTGGTTACAATGATATCACCACCATGGAGATCAGTGTTTGATTTAGCTGGGCTCTTGACCCTTGACTCCTGTGTTAGATCTTTTTCTGTAGCAGTACAGTACTTTACATTAAACATATTATGAAAGCTTTTGTGATAACAGTAATTTTGAGGCTGATGCACTATCACGCCATGATCTTCTTCTGGAGCATGATGTACCTTACTCTATTCTACCTCCCACTGTGATATTAGCTCCAGTTTCTTGGGATATAATGGAGGAGATTCAACAGGAACAATAGGCAGAACCAGCCCCTGCACAGTGCCCACCTGGAAAGCACTATGTACCTGAAAACCTTCATCATGCAGCCGTAAGCAACATCGCTGGTGCGAATTATCCGTATTGGGCAGTGTACGTTCAGAATTCCCTCATGAAGGCATTGTCACATGTGGACtccttttgtgttgttgtttttgtcatgtgccatgtgttctgtgaccTACTTAAGTAAATTTTTAGCgttttcacctgtgtcttatttattaaatatttactgttcAGTTCTATGTTTTATATGGTTTAGTTCACCTGCCCGTTTGCCTAC includes these proteins:
- the LOC122359437 gene encoding olfactory receptor 52N2-like, whose translation is MDFNAKNVSFTDFRLNGFYSLGQWRPFLFIPFFLMFLLAITANCIIIYLIICQKSLHSPMYVLIGVMAVLDLIMPVFFVPSMLLSFLFSWSGISLTGCLIQMFGIHFVGTFQITLLFWMALDRYFAICKPLYYHKYMEVPNFLKFVFAPAIRNGLLMITMVSLAGRLSFCATNVIDHCFCEHMALVQLACGDISINNIVGLLSAFLIPAADFILITVSYAVIFTSVLKSGKAHIKALNTCITHLIILSISLFSALIAFLSYRIRNNISSNNRIFISIIYLFFPSCFNLIIYGWRTKEIRQSFLKFINNAKVFALKK
- the LOC122359340 gene encoding LOW QUALITY PROTEIN: olfactory receptor 52L1-like (The sequence of the model RefSeq protein was modified relative to this genomic sequence to represent the inferred CDS: deleted 1 base in 1 codon), which gives rise to MNNFTAQNISFTDFKFNGFYSLGEWRPFLFIPLYYHKYKEICNFLKFVYAPLIRNGLLIVAIVSLAGRLSFCATNVIDHCFMEHMALVQLACGDTSINNIVGLLTVFLVPALDFILITVSYIAIFTSVFKSGKSHTKALNTCITHLIVLSVALISALIAFLSYRIRNNISSNNRIVISVMYLCVPSCFNPIIYGWRTKEIRHVFLKFINQKVFSLEK